The following coding sequences are from one Triticum aestivum cultivar Chinese Spring chromosome 5A, IWGSC CS RefSeq v2.1, whole genome shotgun sequence window:
- the LOC123107214 gene encoding uncharacterized protein codes for MAPTEVLEVSPGSPTISQEHVDPPLIEIAAEKSPELPEEIMMDIFALFVVPEFVRALSTPSGTRCIQEYITSVHRHHASSTLQNQLLQLHFETTGSNHVRKTVPQCMQTSKNAYGVKMEKKGQIQPYCASYYECDNIIGHCKGTPQERHY; via the exons ATGGCGCCCACGGAG GTCCTAGAGGTTTCTCCCGGTTCACCAACTATATCACAAGAACATGTTGATCCACCACTGATAGAGATTGCAGCAGAAAAATCGCCGGAGCTGCCTGAGGAAATCATGATGGATATATTTGCCCTTTTTGTGGTCCCTGAATTTGTGCGGGCTCTATCTACTCCTTCTGGAACTCGGTGTATACAAGAATACATAACATCGGTCCACAGACACCATGCCTCCTCTACACTTCAGAATCAGCTG CTTCAGCTGCATTTTGAGACGACAGGATCGAACCATGTAAG AAAAACGGTGCCACAGTGTATGCAGACCTCAAAAAATGCTTATGGTGTTAAGATGGAAAAAAAGGGACAAATCCAACCATATTGCGCTTCTTATTATGAATGTGACAATATCATCGGACATTGCAAGGGTACTCCTCAAGAAAGACACTACTGA